The following nucleotide sequence is from Halococcus saccharolyticus DSM 5350.
GCTATCCGCGAACTGGGTCTATTTCCAGTGTAGTCAGATGCCACGAAAAAGAAATCAAAACTGTTCCTACGACGGTTAGCAACGAATACCGTCGAAGGCAATGACTATTATCTTCGAGGATAATGATGAGGTATGGCCGAAAACGGGCGCAGAGACCGCAACCGGGAGGAACACGGACACTATGCTGAGGAATATCCAATAGAGCGTGTTCGGGCTGTGTTCGAAGGTCTAACCGACCCCTGTGAACCAGTGACGGCAGCGGAAGTCGCTGACAAACTCGGCAGTTCGCGGAAAACTGCCTATAACAAA
It contains:
- a CDS encoding helix-turn-helix transcriptional regulator yields the protein MAENGRRDRNREEHGHYAEEYPIERVRAVFEGLTDPCEPVTAAEVADKLGSSRKTAYNKLNALKEQDEVRTKKVAARGRVWWVKGSDGG